In the genome of Parasteatoda tepidariorum isolate YZ-2023 chromosome 10, CAS_Ptep_4.0, whole genome shotgun sequence, the window AGTATCTGGATAATATGGAATAAGTAATATCCGTGAATGCCAGAAAATATCTGAAGAAAATGgtactaatatttaaaacaggAAAAAGATCGAAAATTTTATTCCCCCGATGTTAATTTccgcataaaaaatattaaaaaaatcgcctttaaaaaaaaaaaaaaaaaaaaaaaaaaaaagttttttttaaattaaaaatttaatcttgtgTAGACTTTAGAGTATACATTCCGTGTAAAAATGTGTAtgagatagaatttttttttattatagtttaagtacacaatctcttaaaaatgtaaagaaatcaatgttaagtaattttcattgtcttgaaaattcccttttttttatgcATCCAATTCATGTATTTAGTGTGTATTAATAGGGGAAATGCaaattggatattttaaaaccctaaaatattatcaagcatatattttgaaattcaaattaaaaaatttctgccaTGCTACTCATAATTATTGCACAAGAAAtggtttattataattaattaatattgtaatttatttattattcatagtaTAGTTaggtttataataattacatttttttataagtagcaATTAAGCAGAGTTTTCTTCTTGTTCTTCCTGTATCACctttaattcaaaaagaagaagaaaaagactaattaagtaattaaaaatagtataccCAAATTTACCTTCATATTTGAAAACATGGTTATTATCTAATTTACCTATAAGAATTTAAGACtttattcattcaattattgaataatatttgttgCCCTTCATTCGGCTAAAAATTTACAGTACTTTTTAACATACAgtgcaaatttaaaactgaCTTTTTCCTGcttcatttcattaattacaacttttattatataattgtttaaaatattaaaattattatttttgtataggttttactactttcaaaatgatctaaagaaaattatgataatacAATCAATcttaattatgtatatatatatatgtatagttCTTCATACATACTTTTATCTGCTTCactcattataaataatttagttgtttttcatttttcataatcaagtttttatttatttatttgtgcatttcaaagttatttaaaacaaactataagCTCCTTTTGCATTGCAATTGCTTTACTAATAAATGCTTTATGAAAACtattgaagaaatttcattctttgaaaaatattacataatttatattaatattataatattacttaaaatagtagtacataaaaatatctttattaaaaagaaatattacataatttatgtttgtaatttttttaagattaaatgtgTTGATTGCTACCATTTTTCATAGGTGTACTAGCTttcttcttatttgttttttacaattgaatttttttttttttttttaNNNNNNNNNNNNNNNNNNNNNNNNNNNNNNNNNNNNNNNNNNNNNNNNNNNNNNNNNNNNNNNNNNNNNNNNNNNNNNNNNNNNNNNNNNNNNNNNNNNNNNNNNNNNNNNNNNNNNNNNNNNNNNNNNNNNNNNNNNNNNNNNNNNNTCAACTTACACAAGTTTTACTGTAATTGTTTCATTGAACCAGAGTAGTTAATTGTTTTCGTAATAATCGGCCTTACAACTATTTAACTTAGATTCTTTGGACTAGGCGTCACTTCATGCATGTCTTTCGAGattgaaatttcaaagataaaatgtaaaaattacaagaatgcgTAAGCTGGTttcaactaacaaaaaaaagggaCAAAATCGTTGGccatataacatttattaagttttacaattttatcgaaaataaataccgtgatttctataaaatttgcGATTATGCATCAGAATAGCTATCTTTTTTCAGGTCCACCTTTGCTtgatcacttttttttcctttcctaaGAATATTTCATGTGATcaaccactgagaatatttcatgtgatcactgtggtaggtgcaagccggatgcggaattcatattgactgggattcgaatcccctgagccattgcggctcaaggcaacttacttaaaaaaaatgtaagaattctttacaacaaattataatattgtcGCGTATTGTacgaaacagaattttttttacacttcagGTGATGCGCCCATTATTAGAGAAATCAGCTTTTCAAGGAGATGGCCATAGAGCTGCGATCCTCAATATTTCTTCCACTTTGGGAAGTATAGAATTGACGGCAACATCATGGCACAGTTGGGTTGATCCCATGGTACCAGCTTACAAAATGagcaaggtaaaaaaaaatatatatatattttactgtataTTAATTAGATATATTCTACACTTGGAAAACTcgctgtaattttatttctatacaatTAAATGATTATGTTCATTACTTGTGtagatttcttttcaattgaaatttgcttttattgcaCAACAATACACaaagatttgttttaattttcacttttcttaTAAGTATGAGACACGAATATTCATTAAACACCTTATTCTCATCTAGCTATATCTGTATATGACAGACAAACACGTTCTGTGCTGTgcacacagtaaaaaaaaaaaaaaaaaaaaaaaaaaaaaaaaaaaaaaaggaaaggatttctcaaaattgagcaaaaatgtgtcaaaatagctccGAAGCAAATtatagtcgaatttgaaaaccccagattttcaaaattgaaacagcatatGCTCAGTTTCGAGCAAAATGCATGTGGAGGGAGAAATGTGTGCGAAAGATGTTCGTTGGTTGCCAGTAGGGATATGAACCAAGGATCTTCCGGTTCGTAGTAGGATGCTCTACCAAAGAATATATAGGGTATATTCTTTGTATTATTTGCCCCCCTATATATTCTTTGGCTCTAGCACAGTTACACACCCCAGTACAACATGAATAAGGAAGCTATATATACACTgctggacaattgctaaggacggATAACACTATCATCCATGGCAACCATGAAATTAAAGGAAGCAAAAtgtggaaaattagaataagtgCGGGATATAGTAAGAAGAGGTATgcgtatgcaaattttttttcccacgTCTGTTCATCACGTGATAGCGCTGATAAGAGCTTTAAAGGTTTTGACGCGTGTGGAGAGTCAAAGTTAAAGTTGTTTCAAGTCAAAGTTTTACAATAAAGATTTAGTTGACAAACTTGAAATTTTCGGCATGTCTTCCCGNgaaaaatattactgttttcCAATCAATAAACGTTGATCTTATTTAGTCGAAAATTTCtgcattcttttttaatgtgacatttgttattattattttccccgTAACTTATGTAGTTTACTAAAACTTTTGGTGTTTATTTCAGGCTGCTCTGAACATGGGGATGAGAGTTAGTTCTTTGCCCTTAAAGGAGAAAGGCATTCTGGTCGTCATGATGTGCCCTGGCTGGGTCAAGACAGATTTAGGCAACAAAGAAAAAGCCGAGTTAACACCAGAAGAAAGCATATCGGCTATGATCAAAACTATCGGAGAGTTGAACGCAGATCACCATGGAACTTTCATAGACAGATTCGGAAAACCAATACCATTTTGAATAAGTCACTTCacgaaaaataatgaacaatatGGTACCAAAAGTGCTGAGACAtatgatttatgaaataaaatcattgtaaTTTTAGTCTGCCTgctaattttgagattttttttaatggattttttttaatgattttttttaaggtagaGGGTGTACTATTGTTCTCGTtttccagtggcaccatctatggccgagaattcgacttctgccatacCCACGCGTCACACCCGCTTATAGGACGAACACATTCATGCAtcaattcattcatccacagatcgtaattttgacctgactCAGTATCcccaaaataatttgttttgagaacatggaggattttgtgacccgacagatttaacgtgcaccagtcagcCTATACTACGCGGGGATTCCTCGGtcagctggattcgaactcccgttctcacgaatgAGAGTgtccagcgccctaccaaccaggaaATCTCAGcccaatttttagatttataaaactatttgttaCATGATGCACTAATGCCGTGCATTAATATACAGGATGTTCCGCGAACATCAACTTTAATTCATATTCGAAGAATTTTCGcctaaaataaagttaaaaagttatGCTCCAATTGTTAGTATTTacgcaatgaaaaaaaaaaaaactttgattgtagagattttgattaatttttgattatcttTGATTGCAGATCCTTGAttaatagagagattttgcatagTGTTCGTCTTATGTTAAACGTCCCGCTTTTCGTCACTGTGATTTGTAGGAAATTTTCCCGTATGCGCTGTGATGCTCAAATAagattaatgttaaaattaggGGAAACCACAATCATACATAATCTccctattgtttttaataattaccttTTAACTCCTCCCTATTTCATTTCGGAAATCAAACATGGTTAAATGTTTTGATAGCGTTTTTAACTTTTCCtatcttaaatattagtttgtaaCCCTTATTGTTTATACTTTAGGACTGCATTTTAAATCATACATATTATGGGCGGTTATAACTGAACACCCCGTACATTTCATTCTCGCAATAGACAGAAATTAGTAGTACAGTACAGAATCCGTTATCCgaaaatcagaaaaccggaaaaccaaaacaccggaacaaaattcaataaattttcccaccatttttttttaaaatttttttttcctcgtaaaattttaggatttttcttttttgaaagatgtttaccttaccatcattttggaaataatcattagtgtatttcttctttttaagattatttccaaatatttttcttttttttagttgcttttaacaataaaaaaaacggctttttgtagcgattcaccAGATGGGGATGAACTCTGCTCGCCATGTGGCAGTACAAAACTTTCCCCTCAAGGAAATGACTTTTCTATAAGATGGCAACATTTCTGTGTTAAAACCTTAGTTTCAAGAAATGGCAACAGGTCAATTGGGTATCATATANaattatcatttaaaattaagtacattAAATCGACGTAAAAATGTGactatcttattatttaaaaaattttcgatcattgctaaattaaatagtaaagaatgataaataaatataaaaaaaatatttttcaaataggatctttgaataaacgactTAAGAAATTGCGTGTAAGACTACCTTTTTGAAGCTTTTCATCAATTTCGAAAGacgaagtaaaattaacataacaaAACATTCAACGGCACTCCCCAAATTATTGAGATCATACTTTCATCATATTTTCCAGGTTGTGGCTATAACCTCACCTCAATATTAAggatacaaaattcaaaatttgtcgaatcaaagatatatttattccgAGAAAATTAAAGTATGTTTCTGTGTCTAATgcataaaatatcgttttttataccttaaaatatcgtttgtgctaattaattagcataattgatGTCACGCTCGTGAATAGTTGTGTCCTAGTACAAGAAAATCCGATCCTTTAATCAAAATGTATTCAAGGAGTTCCGACCCCCCCCCGCACTGtacagaaaataatatcaaCTATGAAACCAATAtctattaataaaagcaaacttttatcaacatattttaaggatattaatgctttaattactttaactttttcattaattacacataaaaacgtgaaaaatatgggataaattgagtaaaaaaatagaaattttagagCATGTACAATATTTGTGAATTACAACTGTTaacaattagtaaaaagtaaagagccgaaattttgtttttcacaatgcatactttaaatatgctaattaattagtgttagAAGTAGTGTTACAAGACCTATAAATGATTTTGCGGCCGACCACAAACTTGTTTTCAATGCCTTAAAATAGGTGACTTCATTTTTTACCACAAATAGACGTTTATACAACTACCAACCTCAGATTTCCATCGGCGGAGTTCGGAGGCCTTATGACAAAAACCCTAAATACTTGGGTTTTATCGTAGACCCAGAGTTTCATTGTAATAGGCACATTGACTCCCTGGTTAACAGGAGTAGAAGTCGCAGGCAGAGACTGGGGGGCCGACTCAGCCACCCTTAGAACAACCTATACTGCCCACGTAAGACTCATATTGGAATACGGTTTCCAGGTCTACTCCTGTGCTTCGGCCAGTAATCTCCAGAAGCTTGAAAAAGTTCAGCATAGTGCAGCCAGAATTATTTCTGGATTGCGTAACAGTTGCCCGATTCATATTCTACCATATGAAACTAATTTACAGCCCTTGGAAATGAGAAGGGAGTCTAACCTTGTTAAATACTATGCGAAATTGGCTAACCTGGGCACTCAGAATCGGACTGCtgaattttttgcttaattggCAAAATTATCAAAGATTAAAAAGGGACATCCCTCTTTCTCGAGCCCTTTCGCTTGATGCAGTAGAGTTCAATGTTGATCCGCAATTCATCTGCAGTCCTGTATGTCCTATTGCGGGCTTGCCCAGAGTGTTTTTCCATACTACACTGCTCTCCGAGGTTACTAAGGGCAACCACCCTCCGGAGTACTTGAAGCAATTGGCTTTGGAGATAATAAACCTTGTCCCTGCTGACGACCTTAAAATCTATACGGATGGTAGCGGTGACGATCATCACCACGCCGGCAGTGGAATTTACACTATATATCCTGCTGAAGTTCACGAATCAAGATCACTAAGAAACCCAGATTTCTGTTTAGTGTTTCGCAGTGAACTTATTGCTATTCAAACAGGTCTGGAAAATATCAGGACTAGAGCCACTTTTGGGAATGTCTGGATTGCCTGGATATCACCATGGAAGAGGTTCTTGAGAGACCTCTCCTTTTCCTCGATTTTTTGAAGATTCACGGCCTCATGGATCTGGTATAGCTCCGCTATCCCAGCTGGGATTGGAAACAACACAACACAAGTAGCGATATCGAACATAATagcgtactttctttgaataaaaatagcaattttttttggtgATTTGGACTTTTGACTATCAAAATATGGGAGGGAGGAAGTTGTcacttgaaaaatatagttcCAACAGTTAATTCTGGAGAACGGTCAAAAGCTTGAcctagaataataattatttttacttagtacatttttagtttagtacCGAGACTTTGAATAGTTTCCGAGGggtagaagaaaaattaaaaaatgcgacgtcttttacttttttaactattaggAATTATGTTAGAGGTTTTGCTCATATTTTTGGTTAGGcctttaaaatttgcattatttgaaaGTAAGCCAAAAATCcttagaattaaaagttttttctttaccattcttaaaataaaaattatctgtttcttttttttaatcaaattttctttgtgtaaatgatttttataaatgatcttaagagtattttttaaCTTGCAGAATTAGATAAGACTTAAAACACAACGTTAGTTCCAAAGATATATATCTTTtactttaatcaaattttctttgtgtaaatgatttttataaatgatcttaagagtattttttaaCTTGCAGAATTGGATAAGACTAAAAACACAACGTTAGTTCCAAAGATATGACGTGCAACATagaataaatctgaaataaaaattaaaaaaatacttagctTATAATAAACCTTGCTGTTCACATATGCTGCGACAGTACCGCCCCAGGTTTCAAACCCGCGCTCTTGGAATTATCAGTCTATTGCTTCATACCATACCACTGCTAATTCAAGCTTTTAAGTAATTTCCGAGAATATGCATTAAGTGCACTTGCACAATAGGTCCAATTATGCCCTATTGTGCTAGCCCTAATTCGTTTGGGATTTTGTCACTCAGTGTGGTAATGTAATACGTTATAACAATTACAACAATTAAAGGTTAATATTATGAGAAGATATGGGTAATGATGACCCATATCTTCTGATAATATTAACCTTGTATGTATGTTTAGAACATGAGCTATATACTGACGCAACAATGAGACCCAATATTACGCTTTCCTTAATGTATTTAAAGGGTATTCTTCAAAACATTGAAACTGCATTTTAGTACGTGATAATccaataattctattaaaagttatttaagatgtTGCCATTTTGTTCTTTGTCTATTTCACAATGAACGCAGCGTGTTTTCCTCTGACTTTTTCCTGATTCGTTTATCAGTTAGATGAGATCaataaattgtacaaaaaaaaaaattataaaaacgaaCNaaaaaaaaaaaaaaaaaaaaagaaattgataaaaacaaactgggtcgtttaaagtttattttaagtaagaagaaaacaaaaattcctttcattcaccgtcaaaataaaaagtagctatattataaacaagaaaataaaaagaagagtcAAAACTTTTCTATACAATTACGTGACCTTTGCTCTGCAGCACTTCCGTATTTCCAAGGACGAAACCGTTCGCGAAC includes:
- the LOC107447208 gene encoding C-signal; this encodes MKYKNIFITAANKGIGCEFVRQFISNDDPPSIIFATYRNASTLQDLKILQEKSEKTNLVLIKMDVNDPEEIEIARQIVDANVGEEGLHLLINNAGINEHLHIDQVTIENIEKHIKTNAIAPLMIAAVMRPLLEKSAFQGDGHRAAILNISSTLGSIELTATSWHSWVDPMVPAYKMSKAALNMGMRVSSLPLKEKGILVVMMCPGWVKTDLGNKEKAELTPEESISAMIKTIGELNADHHGTFIDRFGKPIPF